A single window of Sneathiella limimaris DNA harbors:
- a CDS encoding SspB family protein has protein sequence MAGDLNYNLLVERALLSVVRESLNHAAAHGLSGQQHFYITFKTRFPGVVIPDHLRERYSDDMTIVLQHQFWDLEVTDEGFSIGLSFNHQKETLVIPFASITAFADPSEQFGLQFTVSTPAAELDATDSSDEEAKAASADTTDTDSEENKAGEVITLDAFRKKQ, from the coding sequence ATGGCTGGTGATCTTAATTACAATCTTCTGGTAGAGCGCGCTCTATTGAGTGTTGTGCGTGAATCGCTCAATCATGCCGCGGCTCACGGTTTATCCGGTCAGCAGCATTTCTACATTACTTTCAAAACCCGCTTCCCTGGCGTTGTCATTCCTGATCATCTTCGGGAACGGTATAGCGATGACATGACCATTGTGCTTCAGCATCAATTCTGGGATCTGGAAGTAACCGACGAAGGCTTCAGCATTGGACTTAGCTTCAATCATCAGAAAGAAACACTGGTAATCCCTTTTGCCAGCATCACTGCCTTTGCGGATCCCTCTGAGCAGTTTGGCCTGCAATTTACGGTTTCCACACCGGCAGCGGAACTGGATGCGACAGATAGTAGTGATGAGGAAGCCAAAGCTGCTTCTGCAGATACAACCGACACTGACTCAGAAGAAAACAAGGCCGGTGAAGTCATAACACTGGACGCCTTCCGTAAAAAACAATAA
- a CDS encoding haloalkane dehalogenase, which yields MTASSKYKKQSATIRGLKMAFIDEGEGDPIVFLHGNPTSSYLWRNVMPHLEAHGRLIAPDLIGMGDSEKLPDSGPESYRFVDHQLFLKELLEYLDVKSNVTLVIHDWGSALGFDWANQNQEAVKAIAYMEAIVRPIDGWDDWPEDARNIFQAFRSEAGEELVLTKNIFVERVLPSSIIRDLEDAELAEYIRPFANPGEDRRPTLTWPRQIPIGGEPEDVTEIVQSYADWLSRSQDLPKLFINADPGSILVGKQRDFCRSWPNQKEVTVKGTHFIQEDSPAEIGKAIAQFLNDLP from the coding sequence ATGACGGCCAGCAGCAAATACAAGAAGCAAAGCGCGACCATCCGTGGTCTCAAGATGGCATTTATTGACGAGGGAGAGGGTGATCCTATCGTCTTTCTGCACGGAAATCCGACGAGCAGTTATCTATGGCGCAATGTCATGCCGCATTTGGAAGCTCATGGCCGACTAATTGCCCCAGATCTGATTGGAATGGGTGATTCCGAAAAACTTCCCGATAGTGGGCCAGAGAGTTACCGCTTTGTCGACCATCAGCTTTTCCTGAAAGAATTGCTGGAATATCTGGATGTTAAATCAAATGTCACCTTAGTCATTCATGATTGGGGATCAGCGCTCGGCTTTGATTGGGCCAACCAGAACCAGGAGGCTGTAAAAGCCATCGCCTATATGGAGGCCATTGTCCGTCCGATTGACGGGTGGGATGACTGGCCAGAAGATGCACGCAATATCTTTCAAGCCTTTCGAAGCGAAGCTGGCGAGGAACTTGTTCTGACCAAAAACATATTCGTCGAGCGGGTTCTGCCGAGTTCCATCATCCGGGACCTTGAGGATGCTGAGCTGGCTGAATATATTCGACCTTTCGCAAATCCAGGTGAAGACCGGCGCCCTACCCTTACATGGCCACGTCAAATCCCCATTGGTGGAGAGCCGGAAGATGTAACTGAAATTGTTCAGTCTTATGCAGACTGGCTATCTCGGAGCCAGGATCTACCGAAACTTTTCATCAATGCAGATCCAGGCTCAATTTTGGTTGGCAAGCAGCGCGACTTTTGCCGGAGCTGGCCCAACCAGAAAGAGGTGACAGTGAAGGGCACTCACTTTATACAAGAGGACAGCCCTGCCGAGATCGGCAAGGCCATTGCCCAATTCCTGAATGACCTGCCATAA
- a CDS encoding adenylate/guanylate cyclase domain-containing protein: MTTTVERKLTTILCADVAGYSRLMEQDEVATLNDLKIARVLFQEQIEAHGGRLINMAGDGIIAEFPSVVNAVQGAVTIQNLLEEKHAKGDFDVPMHFRIGLNLGDVMIEGDDIFGDGVNIASRLEAMAPTGGICISGTVYDHVKNKLPASFTYLGEKHVKNIEGAVPVYSLGLAGETAGTQTQTETITNSPEENYSPEDQEEAELRKQVRRKASYYRRCMMMGSVIIFLFFINILSSPDYLWFIWPALPMLLVLAMDGFRVFGKGHFSDDWENREMEKEKRRRNRHR, from the coding sequence ATGACAACGACTGTTGAAAGAAAACTGACAACCATCCTCTGCGCTGATGTTGCAGGTTACAGTCGTTTGATGGAACAGGATGAAGTTGCAACCTTAAATGATCTGAAAATTGCACGCGTCCTTTTTCAAGAACAAATCGAAGCACATGGTGGGCGACTGATCAATATGGCTGGCGATGGGATCATCGCTGAATTCCCAAGTGTTGTTAATGCTGTGCAAGGCGCAGTCACCATCCAGAACTTGCTGGAGGAAAAGCATGCAAAGGGTGATTTTGATGTCCCGATGCATTTCCGTATTGGCCTGAACCTTGGCGATGTGATGATTGAAGGTGATGATATTTTTGGCGACGGTGTCAACATAGCATCGCGCCTTGAAGCCATGGCGCCAACCGGCGGTATCTGCATTTCTGGAACGGTTTACGATCACGTCAAAAACAAGCTACCCGCTAGTTTCACATATCTCGGCGAGAAACATGTAAAGAATATAGAAGGGGCGGTGCCTGTCTATTCGCTTGGCCTTGCAGGAGAAACTGCCGGAACGCAGACACAAACCGAAACGATCACCAACTCGCCGGAAGAAAACTATTCCCCTGAAGATCAAGAAGAAGCAGAGCTTAGAAAACAAGTCCGGCGAAAAGCCTCCTATTATCGGCGCTGCATGATGATGGGCAGTGTTATAATATTCCTCTTTTTCATTAATATCCTCTCCTCACCCGATTACCTTTGGTTCATTTGGCCAGCCCTGCCCATGCTACTCGTTTTAGCCATGGATGGATTTCGGGTATTTGGTAAGGGACACTTTTCCGACGACTGGGAAAACCGGGAAATGGAGAAAGAAAAGCGGCGGCGCAATCGCCACCGCTAA
- a CDS encoding ribbon-helix-helix domain-containing protein, whose translation MLENEIIKHSVSIAGHRTSISLEKPFWDLFKAAANQKGQSLNSLIAEIDETRSGNLSSAIRLYVLQELLDGNLP comes from the coding sequence ATGCTTGAGAATGAAATCATCAAACATTCTGTAAGTATCGCAGGGCATCGAACCAGTATCTCGCTGGAAAAACCTTTTTGGGATCTCTTCAAGGCAGCTGCTAACCAAAAAGGACAAAGTCTCAATTCACTGATCGCTGAGATTGATGAAACCCGCAGCGGCAATCTGTCTAGTGCCATCCGACTGTATGTTTTACAGGAATTACTTGATGGCAACTTACCGTGA
- a CDS encoding DUF1491 family protein produces MEARLKAEIWVKAHIRTCNFMNVPAFVVRRGDETAGSVLIKINRLNDKCMVLSPVTNFETGKRQWMQSTGADWVSEETADAYIEKQLKFDPDLWVLEIEDQEGRHFLQEDVVA; encoded by the coding sequence ATGGAAGCGCGCCTAAAAGCGGAGATTTGGGTCAAAGCCCATATACGAACCTGCAACTTCATGAATGTTCCTGCCTTTGTTGTTCGGCGCGGGGATGAAACCGCAGGATCCGTACTCATAAAAATTAACCGGTTAAATGATAAATGTATGGTTTTAAGCCCTGTCACCAACTTTGAAACGGGCAAAAGACAGTGGATGCAAAGTACAGGGGCTGATTGGGTCAGCGAAGAAACCGCCGACGCCTATATTGAAAAGCAGCTTAAATTTGATCCTGATTTATGGGTTCTGGAAATTGAAGATCAGGAGGGTCGGCACTTTCTGCAAGAAGATGTGGTTGCTTAA
- a CDS encoding dihydrofolate reductase: MFKGNIVSAILAVSENNVIGSDGDLPWRLSNDLKWFKKNTLNKPMIMGRKTFQSLPGILPNRTHIILTRDPSFQGEGNPVATTMEQALEIAAKDANEKSVSEIMIIGGGEIYKLFADQIDRYYLTRVHTELDGDTFFGPLAEASWRETFQEVHRTSERDDFPHTFRILERKTE; the protein is encoded by the coding sequence ATGTTCAAAGGGAACATTGTCAGCGCTATTCTCGCGGTTTCGGAAAATAATGTCATTGGCTCAGACGGAGATCTTCCCTGGCGTCTTTCAAATGATCTGAAATGGTTCAAGAAAAACACGCTTAACAAACCAATGATCATGGGCCGGAAAACATTTCAGTCTTTACCTGGAATTTTACCCAATCGCACTCATATCATTTTGACCCGGGACCCAAGTTTTCAGGGAGAAGGCAACCCTGTCGCAACAACAATGGAACAGGCCCTCGAGATTGCCGCCAAGGATGCAAACGAGAAATCAGTATCCGAAATCATGATTATTGGCGGGGGTGAGATCTACAAGCTTTTTGCAGATCAGATAGATCGCTATTACCTGACGCGGGTTCATACCGAGCTTGACGGCGACACATTTTTTGGTCCCCTAGCAGAAGCAAGTTGGCGGGAGACCTTTCAGGAAGTGCACCGAACCTCCGAGCGAGATGATTTCCCGCATACCTTTCGAATTCTCGAGCGAAAAACGGAATAA
- a CDS encoding DUF4169 family protein has protein sequence MGDVVNLNKFRKAKAKTDKEQQASENRHKFGRTKQEKSLEKQEQDRQKSSLDGKQLSPENPEEQ, from the coding sequence ATGGGTGACGTGGTCAATCTGAATAAATTTCGAAAAGCAAAAGCGAAAACGGATAAAGAACAGCAAGCTTCGGAAAACCGCCATAAATTTGGCCGAACAAAACAAGAGAAGAGCTTGGAGAAACAGGAACAGGATCGTCAAAAATCCTCTCTAGACGGAAAACAGCTCTCTCCGGAAAACCCAGAAGAACAGTAA
- a CDS encoding fumarate hydratase, whose product MPEFHFQDIFELGKDETPYRKLTDKYVSTIEVDGKEILKIEPEALELITAEAMRDVAHLLRPAHLQQLANILKDDEASENDKFVATELLKNANIAAGMVLPGCQDTGTAIIMGKKGQYVWTEGQDKKALSKGVFKTYTETNLRYSQLAPISMFDEKNTGTNLPAQIDLYSTDGDSYEFLFIAKGGGSANKSFLHQAVPSVLAPDRLVPFIEEKIAELGTAACPPYHLAVVIGGTSAEDTMKTVKLASTKYYDTLPTSGNEYGRAFRDVEMEKEIHKISQNIGIGAQFGGKYFCHDVRVIRMPRHGASVPIGIGVSCSADRQIKGKITKEGVFLEQLETDPAKYLPEVSENQLEESVVKIDLNRPMKDILATLSQYPIKTRLSLTGTIIVARDLAHRKLRERLQNGEDLPQYFKDHIIYYAGPAKTPEGYASGSFGPTTAGRMDGYVDEFMGHGGSMIMLAKGNRSKAVVDACKKHGGFYLGSIGGPAAILAQNNIKKIEVQEFEELGMEAVWRIEIEDFPAFIVTDDKGNDFFAKK is encoded by the coding sequence ATGCCAGAATTTCATTTTCAGGATATTTTCGAACTGGGGAAAGACGAGACCCCTTATCGCAAACTAACCGACAAATACGTGTCAACGATTGAGGTTGATGGAAAAGAAATCCTCAAAATCGAGCCTGAAGCCCTTGAACTGATCACTGCGGAAGCCATGCGAGATGTCGCCCATTTATTGCGACCTGCACATCTTCAGCAACTTGCCAATATTCTCAAAGACGATGAAGCCTCTGAAAACGACAAGTTTGTCGCGACAGAACTTCTAAAGAATGCCAACATTGCTGCTGGCATGGTTCTTCCTGGCTGTCAGGACACTGGCACCGCCATCATCATGGGCAAGAAAGGCCAGTATGTCTGGACAGAAGGTCAGGACAAGAAAGCCCTGTCCAAGGGTGTGTTTAAAACCTACACAGAAACAAACCTGCGCTATTCCCAGCTTGCCCCAATCAGTATGTTCGATGAAAAGAACACTGGTACAAACCTGCCTGCGCAAATTGACCTATATTCAACAGACGGGGATTCTTATGAGTTCCTGTTCATTGCCAAGGGCGGCGGATCTGCCAACAAATCTTTCCTGCATCAGGCAGTACCAAGTGTTTTAGCGCCAGATCGGCTTGTTCCCTTTATTGAAGAAAAAATTGCTGAACTTGGCACAGCAGCCTGCCCGCCATACCACCTGGCTGTGGTTATCGGCGGCACATCTGCTGAAGACACAATGAAGACTGTGAAGCTGGCTTCAACCAAATATTACGATACGCTCCCAACCAGCGGTAATGAATATGGCCGCGCGTTCCGGGACGTAGAAATGGAAAAAGAGATCCATAAAATAAGCCAGAACATCGGCATTGGCGCTCAGTTTGGTGGTAAATATTTCTGCCATGATGTTCGGGTCATTCGCATGCCGCGTCATGGCGCCAGTGTTCCGATTGGCATTGGTGTTTCCTGCTCTGCCGATCGGCAGATCAAAGGCAAGATCACCAAGGAAGGTGTATTCCTAGAGCAGCTGGAAACCGATCCCGCAAAATATCTTCCAGAAGTATCTGAAAACCAATTGGAAGAAAGCGTCGTCAAAATTGATCTCAATCGTCCAATGAAAGATATTCTGGCGACACTGAGCCAGTACCCGATCAAAACACGATTAAGTCTAACCGGCACCATTATTGTTGCGCGTGACCTTGCCCACCGCAAGTTGCGGGAACGCTTGCAAAATGGCGAAGACCTCCCGCAATATTTCAAGGATCACATCATCTATTATGCAGGTCCGGCCAAGACACCGGAAGGTTATGCCTCTGGCTCCTTCGGCCCAACGACCGCAGGCCGCATGGACGGATATGTTGATGAATTTATGGGCCATGGCGGCAGCATGATCATGTTGGCCAAAGGCAATCGCAGCAAGGCTGTCGTGGATGCTTGTAAGAAACATGGTGGTTTCTATCTAGGCTCCATTGGTGGACCTGCTGCTATTCTGGCTCAGAACAATATTAAAAAGATTGAAGTTCAAGAGTTTGAAGAGCTGGGCATGGAAGCTGTCTGGCGCATTGAAATCGAAGATTTCCCTGCTTTCATCGTTACCGATGACAAGGGCAACGATTTCTTCGCTAAGAAGTAA
- a CDS encoding thymidylate synthase — MQQYLDLLKTIRENGTYKGDRTGTGTYSIFGHQMRFDLSKGFPVLTTKKLHLKSIIHELLWFLAGDTNIKYLQENGVRIWDEWADENGNLGPVYGYQWRSWPAPNGEKIDQIAKLVQQIKSNPDSRRHIVTAWNPADVDDMALPPCHCLFQFYVADGKLSCQLYQRSADVFLGVPFNIASYALLTMMLAQVCDLEVGDFVHSFGDAHLYSNHLEQADMQLTRTPKELPTMVINPEVKDIFAFKFEDFELKNYVADPHIAAPVAV, encoded by the coding sequence ATGCAGCAGTACCTGGATCTTCTCAAGACGATCAGAGAAAATGGCACATATAAGGGTGACCGAACTGGAACCGGGACTTACAGCATTTTTGGTCACCAAATGCGCTTTGATCTGTCCAAGGGTTTTCCAGTCCTGACAACAAAAAAGCTGCACCTTAAATCCATCATTCACGAACTTCTCTGGTTCTTGGCCGGCGATACCAATATCAAGTATCTGCAGGAAAACGGAGTGCGAATCTGGGATGAATGGGCCGATGAAAATGGCAACCTGGGACCTGTATACGGCTACCAGTGGAGATCATGGCCTGCGCCTAACGGAGAAAAAATTGATCAGATCGCCAAACTGGTCCAGCAAATCAAAAGTAATCCTGATAGTCGCCGTCACATCGTGACCGCCTGGAACCCGGCGGATGTTGATGATATGGCCCTTCCGCCCTGCCATTGCCTTTTCCAGTTTTATGTGGCTGATGGAAAGCTCTCCTGCCAGCTCTATCAGAGAAGTGCAGACGTTTTTCTGGGGGTTCCTTTTAACATTGCTTCCTACGCGCTGCTCACCATGATGCTTGCGCAAGTGTGTGATCTAGAGGTGGGCGATTTTGTGCATAGCTTTGGCGATGCTCACCTTTATTCCAACCACCTGGAACAGGCGGACATGCAATTAACCCGCACGCCAAAAGAACTTCCTACAATGGTTATAAATCCAGAAGTCAAAGATATCTTCGCTTTTAAGTTTGAAGATTTTGAATTGAAAAACTATGTAGCCGATCCGCATATCGCTGCACCGGTTGCCGTCTAA